A genomic window from Chlorobium phaeobacteroides DSM 266 includes:
- the rpsU gene encoding 30S ribosomal protein S21: MVSVQINDNESIDKMLKRFKKKYERAGVLKEFRKKAYFVKPSVDGRLKRSRSRRRAQRANEERNS; the protein is encoded by the coding sequence TTGGTCAGTGTGCAGATAAATGATAACGAATCTATTGACAAGATGCTGAAGCGCTTTAAAAAGAAATATGAGCGTGCCGGGGTCTTGAAGGAGTTTCGTAAAAAGGCATACTTTGTCAAACCTTCAGTTGATGGTCGTTTAAAGCGTTCAAGAAGCCGCCGCAGGGCTCAGAGAGCGAATGAAGAACGCAATTCATAG
- the recA gene encoding recombinase RecA encodes MDNIKTEQKSDLVDPAKLKQLNLAVDAIEKQFGKGAIMRLGDDSAGMHVQAISTGSMTLDFALGVGGLPRGRVTEIYGPESSGKTTLALHVIAEAQKEGGIAAIVDAEHAFDPTYARKLGVDINALLISQPESGEQALTIVETLVRSGAVDVVVVDSVAALVPQAELEGEMGDSVMGLQARLMSQALRKLTGAISKSSTVCIFINQLRDKIGVMYGSPETTTGGKALKFYASVRLDIRKIAQIKDGDEIVGSRTKVKVVKNKVAPPFKTAEFDILYGEGISSMGELIDLAVEFAVVKKAGSWFSFGQEKLGQGREAVKKALREDHALFQQIYMQVKEFMTGKVEIISGGK; translated from the coding sequence ATGGACAATATAAAGACAGAGCAGAAATCCGATCTGGTCGATCCGGCGAAACTCAAACAGTTGAACCTTGCTGTTGATGCGATTGAAAAACAGTTTGGCAAGGGTGCCATCATGAGGCTTGGCGATGATTCCGCCGGTATGCATGTTCAGGCGATATCAACGGGCTCAATGACGCTTGATTTTGCGCTTGGTGTGGGTGGGTTGCCGAGAGGGAGGGTGACGGAAATTTATGGGCCTGAATCTTCAGGTAAAACAACCCTTGCGCTGCATGTGATTGCGGAAGCGCAGAAAGAGGGTGGAATTGCTGCTATCGTTGATGCCGAACATGCCTTTGATCCTACCTATGCAAGAAAGCTGGGCGTTGATATCAATGCGCTTCTGATCAGCCAGCCGGAATCAGGCGAACAGGCGCTGACCATTGTTGAAACATTGGTCAGAAGCGGCGCTGTGGATGTTGTTGTTGTTGATTCTGTTGCCGCGCTTGTTCCGCAGGCCGAACTCGAAGGTGAAATGGGTGATAGCGTCATGGGACTTCAGGCAAGGTTGATGAGTCAGGCGCTCAGAAAGCTTACGGGAGCGATATCGAAATCCAGTACCGTCTGTATTTTCATCAATCAGCTTCGCGACAAGATAGGGGTGATGTATGGCAGTCCTGAAACGACAACAGGGGGCAAGGCGCTGAAGTTTTATGCATCGGTTCGTCTTGATATCCGCAAAATTGCACAGATCAAGGATGGCGATGAAATTGTAGGCAGTCGAACCAAGGTGAAGGTTGTAAAAAACAAGGTTGCCCCTCCGTTTAAAACTGCTGAATTTGATATTCTTTATGGTGAAGGTATTTCATCTATGGGCGAGTTGATCGATCTTGCCGTCGAGTTTGCTGTGGTGAAAAAGGCCGGTTCGTGGTTCAGTTTCGGTCAGGAAAAGCTCGGGCAGGGAAGAGAGGCGGTTAAAAAAGCGCTACGGGAGGATCATGCGCTCTTCCAGCAGATTTATATGCAGGTCAAGGAGTTTATGACCGGAAAAGTTGAAATTATCAGCGGCGGAAAATGA
- a CDS encoding pyridoxal-phosphate dependent enzyme: MSNHDILALGAESPLVLIKQLARQIKPKVMAKLEYMNPACSHYYRVASAIILDAEQRNLIHPGMTLVDWTYGDSGIALAMAGLRKGYNLLLVAPDKISREKQELLKALGAETVITPSAALPGEPRSCMNVAESLVKKISNAFFANMYENPIGMEVHRQFTSREIFEQTDGAVTHVFVPMVSGAMISGIGSFFKQKKPSVRIIGVEPEGSIYSGLFREGTPGKTGFYELEEIGAVAPSGLWDSSFIDDIVQVSDYDAFNCGRELLRAESVFAGGSSGAVMAAVLRAGRHYTEDDCVVALMNDFGGFYLSKMYRDEWMKAKGLYRKAKSALDQITAEDILLLKGSKDLIFAYPENTLAEVFEMMKQSDVSQLPIVSYGTPIGSISENRILSILIENDEAMNSKVVGFMEQPFAVCQPGATISDLSSKLQESASGVLIALSDGRLQLLTKSDLIDALTHKQG; encoded by the coding sequence ATGTCGAATCACGATATCCTTGCTCTTGGAGCTGAAAGTCCTCTTGTGCTCATAAAGCAACTTGCCCGGCAGATCAAGCCGAAAGTTATGGCAAAACTGGAGTATATGAATCCGGCATGCTCGCACTACTATCGGGTTGCTTCAGCCATTATTCTTGATGCAGAGCAGCGAAACCTCATTCACCCCGGGATGACTCTTGTTGACTGGACATATGGCGACAGCGGTATTGCCCTTGCCATGGCCGGTTTGAGGAAGGGATACAATCTCCTGCTTGTTGCTCCGGATAAAATCTCACGTGAAAAACAGGAGTTGCTCAAGGCGCTTGGAGCGGAGACGGTTATTACCCCATCGGCGGCTCTTCCGGGAGAACCGCGTAGTTGTATGAATGTTGCGGAAAGTCTTGTGAAAAAAATTTCCAATGCTTTTTTTGCCAACATGTATGAAAATCCTATAGGCATGGAGGTGCATCGTCAGTTCACTTCGAGGGAGATTTTCGAACAGACTGACGGAGCCGTTACCCATGTGTTTGTGCCCATGGTTTCAGGCGCGATGATTTCCGGGATCGGATCTTTTTTCAAGCAGAAAAAACCTTCGGTCAGGATTATCGGCGTCGAGCCTGAGGGTTCCATCTATTCAGGTCTTTTCAGGGAAGGGACGCCTGGAAAAACCGGTTTTTATGAACTTGAAGAGATAGGAGCGGTCGCTCCTTCAGGGTTGTGGGATTCTTCATTCATTGATGACATTGTGCAGGTAAGTGATTACGATGCGTTTAATTGCGGGCGTGAACTGCTCAGGGCTGAATCAGTATTCGCCGGCGGCTCCTCTGGCGCTGTTATGGCGGCGGTACTGCGTGCCGGACGGCACTACACTGAAGATGATTGTGTTGTTGCCCTCATGAACGATTTCGGAGGTTTTTACCTCAGCAAGATGTATCGTGATGAATGGATGAAAGCGAAGGGGCTGTATCGTAAGGCGAAATCGGCACTTGACCAGATTACCGCAGAAGATATTCTTCTGCTGAAAGGAAGCAAGGATCTTATTTTCGCTTATCCCGAGAACACGCTGGCCGAAGTTTTTGAGATGATGAAGCAGAGCGATGTTTCGCAGCTTCCCATTGTTTCCTATGGAACTCCGATAGGCAGCATCAGCGAAAACAGGATTTTATCGATTCTTATTGAAAATGATGAGGCGATGAACTCGAAGGTTGTGGGTTTCATGGAGCAGCCTTTCGCCGTTTGTCAGCCGGGAGCAACCATATCGGATCTCTCGTCCAAGCTTCAGGAAAGTGCTTCAGGAGTACTTATTGCGCTGTCAGACGGGCGCTTGCAATTGCTCACGAAATCGGATCTTATTGACGCTTTGACTCACAAGCAGGGTTGA
- a CDS encoding NAD-dependent epimerase/dehydratase family protein, whose protein sequence is MQERLLLITGATGYIGSQVVAALLERFSDEFRCRVVARKTSDCSFLDDLPVEIVRADIEEPVALFDAFSGVDTVFHCAGLISYSRHFRNPLYDVNVIGTRNVVNACIANRVRRLVMTSSIAALGVAEDGSRVVESTSFKEMPHRNGYMEAKHLAELEGLRGIAEGLDVVMVNPGVVIGVDSANSASSSSSNDVLRMIYRGQLPFCPSGATGFVDVRDTADALLLAWQKGERGARYIAVGHNLLFRELFDALGRIPGNSMKRVYALPGVLGYAAGLAGEAFSFVLNRPSVISIDSIRLSAMQLSFNNSRSVQELGMRYRSLDETLRSAVR, encoded by the coding sequence ATGCAGGAGAGATTACTACTTATAACTGGCGCTACAGGCTATATTGGTTCTCAGGTTGTTGCGGCACTGCTTGAAAGATTTTCTGATGAGTTTCGTTGCAGGGTTGTTGCCAGAAAAACTTCGGATTGCAGCTTTCTTGACGACTTGCCGGTAGAGATTGTCAGGGCCGACATAGAAGAGCCGGTGGCGCTTTTTGATGCGTTCAGCGGGGTTGATACGGTTTTTCATTGTGCAGGTCTGATTTCCTACTCTCGCCATTTTCGGAACCCGCTTTATGACGTCAACGTTATCGGGACACGAAATGTTGTTAACGCCTGTATTGCCAACAGGGTTCGCCGCCTCGTCATGACCAGTTCCATTGCTGCTCTTGGAGTCGCCGAGGACGGTTCCAGGGTAGTTGAGTCAACGTCTTTCAAAGAGATGCCCCACCGTAATGGCTACATGGAGGCAAAGCACCTTGCGGAGCTTGAAGGGTTACGGGGGATTGCCGAAGGTCTTGATGTCGTTATGGTGAATCCCGGTGTGGTGATTGGCGTCGACTCCGCCAACAGTGCTTCATCGAGTTCCTCAAATGATGTGTTGCGGATGATCTATCGCGGACAACTGCCGTTCTGCCCTTCAGGCGCGACAGGCTTTGTCGATGTTCGTGATACGGCGGATGCGCTTCTTCTCGCCTGGCAAAAGGGAGAGCGCGGAGCGCGTTATATTGCAGTGGGCCATAACCTTTTGTTCAGGGAGCTGTTTGATGCGCTTGGCCGGATCCCTGGAAACAGCATGAAACGGGTGTACGCTCTCCCTGGAGTTCTCGGGTATGCGGCAGGGCTTGCCGGCGAGGCATTTTCGTTTGTTCTCAACAGGCCTTCGGTTATCAGTATCGACAGCATTCGCCTGTCGGCCATGCAACTTTCTTTTAATAACAGCCGTTCAGTTCAGGAGCTTGGTATGCGTTACCGGTCTCTTGATGAAACCCTGCGGAGTGCGGTACGCTGA
- the dusB gene encoding tRNA dihydrouridine synthase DusB, which yields MRIGPIDIDRPVILAPMEDVTDRAFRQLCKRFGADIVYTEFVSAEALRRGAEKTLRKLVLEAGERPVAVQIFGSTVESMVEATAVAEEYAPDFIDINFGCPTKKVAGKGAGAALLREPGKMAAIAEAVVRRSSLPVTAKTRIGWDHDSINIIDVLRRLEDAGIQALAIHGRTRSDMYKGRADWNWIAEAKNHARIPVIANGDIWSAEDALAMFRHTGADGIMIGRGAIGNPFIFGQAKHLLQTGVVLPMPGFSLRIHAAIDHLELSVACKGEKYGTIEMRRHYSTYLKGLPKVSVVRNAIVREDDWQLVTEILLAYERECEGYARDGRIKEYAEYLNDHSDKLVLNY from the coding sequence ATGAGAATCGGTCCTATTGATATTGATCGTCCCGTTATTCTTGCTCCGATGGAGGATGTGACCGACAGGGCTTTTCGGCAGCTTTGCAAGCGGTTCGGCGCTGATATCGTCTATACGGAATTTGTCAGTGCCGAAGCCTTGCGCAGGGGTGCAGAAAAAACGCTTCGCAAGCTTGTTCTTGAAGCTGGAGAGCGTCCCGTTGCCGTGCAGATTTTTGGCAGTACCGTTGAGTCGATGGTTGAGGCGACAGCGGTTGCCGAGGAGTATGCTCCGGATTTTATTGATATCAACTTCGGCTGTCCCACAAAAAAAGTGGCAGGCAAAGGAGCTGGTGCGGCTCTGCTCAGGGAACCAGGGAAAATGGCCGCAATCGCCGAAGCGGTGGTTCGTCGTTCCAGTCTGCCGGTAACGGCAAAAACAAGAATCGGCTGGGACCATGATTCGATCAATATTATTGATGTACTGCGCCGGCTTGAGGATGCAGGAATTCAGGCTCTTGCCATACATGGCCGTACCAGGAGCGACATGTACAAGGGTCGTGCCGACTGGAACTGGATAGCCGAGGCAAAAAACCATGCAAGAATACCTGTTATCGCCAACGGTGATATCTGGTCGGCAGAGGATGCCCTTGCCATGTTTCGCCATACCGGGGCTGATGGAATCATGATCGGCAGGGGAGCGATCGGCAATCCGTTTATTTTCGGTCAGGCAAAACATCTTCTTCAAACGGGAGTCGTTTTGCCCATGCCAGGTTTCAGCCTGAGAATTCATGCGGCCATCGATCATCTTGAACTTTCGGTTGCCTGTAAAGGAGAGAAATACGGAACGATTGAAATGCGCCGTCATTACTCCACCTATCTGAAAGGTCTTCCAAAAGTATCCGTTGTTCGTAACGCGATTGTTCGTGAAGATGACTGGCAGCTTGTTACAGAAATTTTACTCGCTTACGAGCGTGAGTGTGAAGGGTATGCAAGAGATGGACGTATAAAGGAGTATGCGGAATATCTCAATGATCATTCAGATAAACTTGTTTTGAATTATTAA
- the aroA gene encoding 3-phosphoshikimate 1-carboxyvinyltransferase, which yields MSVFKGEVTALPPDKSISHRAALIGALSDGTTEIVNFSGGFDNQSTLAVLQASGIALIQEECAGSYGRRIRRVVIESRGLWSFLAPQAPLMCNNSGSTMRMFAGILAAQPFESVLEGDSSLMKRPMNRVADPLRQMGAQVELSFSGTAPIRIQGTKDLHSLEYRLPVSSAQVKSLVAFAALHADGQTRIIEPIRSRDHTELMLGLETIDQPNGERVIIVPGRKRIESKPFYIPADPSAACFIVALALLAKGSDIIIRDLCLNPTRTGYLAILAGAGAGISVENSRVIGGEAIGDVLVHSEGELNSLVISDPHEVANVIDEIPMLAVLSAFSSGRFELHHAAELRTKESDRIDALVVNLERLGFQCEQYPDGFKVNGRIAMPKGVVSIESFDDHRIAMSFAIAGKATGVDLAISDIGVVGVSFPNFFEIIESLEV from the coding sequence ATGAGCGTATTCAAGGGTGAAGTAACCGCGTTGCCGCCTGACAAGTCGATCTCTCATCGTGCGGCACTGATCGGAGCGTTGTCGGATGGAACGACGGAAATTGTAAATTTTTCCGGAGGGTTCGATAACCAGTCGACACTCGCTGTCCTGCAGGCTTCGGGTATTGCTCTTATTCAGGAAGAGTGTGCCGGCAGTTACGGCAGGAGAATAAGACGGGTTGTTATCGAATCGAGGGGGTTATGGAGTTTTCTTGCCCCGCAGGCACCGTTGATGTGCAATAATTCCGGCAGTACCATGCGAATGTTTGCCGGTATTCTTGCAGCTCAGCCTTTTGAGAGCGTTCTTGAAGGCGACAGTTCACTCATGAAGCGGCCGATGAATCGTGTTGCCGATCCCTTGCGGCAGATGGGCGCCCAGGTAGAGCTCTCTTTTTCGGGGACCGCGCCGATTCGGATACAGGGCACAAAAGATCTTCACTCGCTTGAATACCGTCTTCCTGTATCTTCAGCACAGGTTAAGTCGCTTGTTGCCTTTGCTGCGCTTCATGCCGACGGCCAAACCCGCATTATCGAACCGATTCGATCGCGCGACCATACCGAGCTGATGCTTGGTCTTGAAACCATCGATCAGCCGAATGGCGAGCGGGTGATTATTGTTCCCGGCCGTAAACGTATCGAATCAAAGCCGTTTTATATCCCCGCTGATCCTTCCGCAGCCTGCTTTATCGTAGCGCTTGCGCTGCTTGCAAAAGGTTCGGACATTATCATCAGGGATCTCTGTCTCAATCCTACCAGAACCGGATACCTTGCTATTCTTGCAGGCGCGGGCGCAGGTATATCGGTAGAAAACAGTCGTGTTATCGGTGGTGAAGCAATCGGTGACGTTCTTGTGCATAGCGAGGGCGAACTCAACTCGTTAGTTATCAGCGATCCTCATGAGGTTGCCAATGTTATTGACGAAATTCCGATGCTTGCCGTTTTGTCGGCCTTTTCGTCCGGTCGCTTTGAGTTGCATCATGCTGCGGAACTCAGAACCAAGGAGAGCGACAGGATTGATGCTCTTGTCGTTAATCTTGAGCGTCTCGGTTTTCAGTGCGAGCAGTACCCTGATGGATTCAAGGTCAATGGCCGCATCGCGATGCCGAAGGGAGTTGTTTCCATTGAGAGTTTTGATGATCACAGGATTGCCATGAGTTTTGCTATTGCAGGAAAAGCAACGGGCGTTGACCTTGCTATTTCAGATATCGGCGTGGTGGGGGTGTCGTTTCCAAACTTTTTCGAGATTATCGAGAGCCTCGAAGTCTGA
- the alr gene encoding alanine racemase, producing MTIETPSLNMAEASISLGHLKHNIREIKQCVGTGVRIMGIVKANAYGHNMQKVAETLEAEGISDFGVANIHEAIELKTGGALKKPANILSFSSPIIQQIEYYLHHQIDMTLCDANIMKAASAIAEKHNKKIGVHLKVDTGMGRLGLPPLQALELLRETERQPGLELKGVYTHFAESANDDFTRRQFKEFKTMTDAYETASGKTLCKHAASSGTLLNNPEMRLDMVRPGILLYGYKPYPALPSSITVRPVMQFEAKVIFIKTVAKDATISYNRTWKAARPVKIATISAGYADGYHRALSNHATVFINGKSFQQVGTVTMDQFMVDLGTESDVKIGDRAILFGWEGPCLEELAGSIGSISYELLCSVSSRVKRVFTDD from the coding sequence ATGACGATCGAAACGCCCTCCCTGAACATGGCAGAAGCCTCTATCTCGTTAGGTCATCTGAAACATAACATCCGGGAGATAAAGCAATGCGTGGGAACCGGTGTTCGCATCATGGGCATTGTAAAGGCAAATGCTTATGGTCATAACATGCAAAAAGTCGCCGAAACACTTGAAGCGGAGGGTATCAGCGATTTCGGGGTTGCCAACATCCATGAGGCTATTGAACTGAAAACTGGAGGTGCGCTTAAAAAGCCGGCAAACATACTCTCTTTTTCCTCTCCGATCATTCAGCAAATAGAGTACTACCTGCACCACCAGATCGACATGACTCTCTGCGATGCCAACATTATGAAAGCAGCATCGGCAATCGCTGAAAAACACAACAAAAAAATCGGCGTGCACCTCAAGGTGGATACCGGAATGGGGCGGCTTGGGCTCCCGCCTCTTCAGGCGCTTGAGCTCCTCAGAGAAACAGAGCGACAGCCGGGTCTTGAACTTAAAGGGGTCTACACTCATTTTGCCGAGAGTGCCAACGATGACTTTACCCGGCGCCAGTTCAAAGAGTTCAAAACCATGACGGACGCATATGAGACTGCAAGCGGCAAAACTCTCTGTAAACACGCCGCCAGCAGCGGAACGTTGCTGAACAATCCTGAAATGCGGCTCGACATGGTTCGCCCGGGCATTCTGCTCTATGGTTATAAACCCTATCCGGCGCTCCCCTCTTCGATAACAGTACGTCCTGTCATGCAGTTCGAGGCAAAGGTTATTTTCATTAAAACCGTCGCTAAAGACGCAACCATCAGTTATAACCGCACATGGAAAGCTGCGCGTCCGGTAAAAATCGCAACCATATCAGCAGGATATGCGGATGGGTACCACAGAGCGCTCTCGAATCATGCTACCGTTTTTATCAACGGAAAATCTTTTCAGCAGGTCGGTACCGTAACCATGGATCAGTTTATGGTTGATCTCGGCACAGAAAGTGATGTAAAAATTGGTGATCGTGCTATATTATTCGGTTGGGAGGGCCCTTGCCTCGAAGAGCTTGCCGGGAGTATCGGCAGTATAAGCTATGAGCTCCTCTGTTCCGTATCCAGCAGAGTAAAACGGGTGTTTACTGATGATTAA
- a CDS encoding ComEA family DNA-binding protein: MNPFDQLSRKLSLTRTEVSVISLLLLFLLLGGVVKQFHLAERSATLSKAIQKERYQEADVDSLIRLASIAEQHGTAAVDTDFSEEIAAASEETGRSTKSGNRSGGKKVFSGTISFNKASEKQLQKIPGVGPVMAKRLVAFRASKGGRVSNVEQLLEVKGIGKKKLEVLRKHLTME, encoded by the coding sequence ATGAACCCCTTTGATCAGCTTTCAAGAAAACTCAGTCTGACAAGAACGGAAGTGTCAGTAATTTCACTTCTGCTGCTCTTCCTTTTACTTGGAGGAGTTGTCAAACAATTCCACCTGGCAGAACGAAGCGCGACTCTTTCAAAGGCTATACAAAAAGAACGCTATCAGGAAGCCGACGTCGACAGTTTAATCAGACTTGCATCCATTGCCGAACAGCATGGGACTGCTGCAGTGGACACCGACTTTTCAGAGGAGATCGCCGCTGCTTCTGAAGAAACGGGCAGGTCAACGAAATCAGGCAACCGTTCAGGAGGCAAAAAAGTTTTCTCCGGAACCATATCGTTCAACAAGGCATCGGAAAAGCAGTTGCAGAAAATACCCGGAGTCGGTCCGGTTATGGCAAAACGTCTTGTGGCATTCAGAGCATCAAAAGGCGGGCGGGTTAGTAATGTCGAGCAGCTCCTTGAGGTAAAAGGGATAGGAAAAAAGAAACTTGAAGTCCTCAGAAAGCATCTGACCATGGAATAA
- a CDS encoding aspartate-semialdehyde dehydrogenase — protein MSNPETRCRVAVLGATGLVGRTMIQVLEERNFPLTDLVPLASSRSSGQSIRFRDQDYIISEPSPEAFRDVDIALFSAGATASREWAPVAAAAGAVVIDNSSAFRMEPDVPLVVPEVNPEAIFSLDGRPEKIIANPNCSTIQMVVVLKPLHDRYGLRRVVVSTYQSVTGKGKAGRDALESELAGEAQESFTHFHQIAFNAVPQIDMFTDNGYTKEEMKMVNETRKIMADDSLSVSPTTVRIPVYGGHGESLNIELEREFRIDEVRALLECAPGIVMQDNPAESIYPMPLTSYERDEVFVGRLRRDYWHPQTLNMWIVADNLRKGAATNAVQIAEVIMAKRK, from the coding sequence ATGAGTAATCCGGAAACCCGCTGTCGTGTAGCGGTGCTTGGTGCAACCGGCCTTGTCGGCCGAACCATGATTCAGGTTCTTGAAGAGAGAAATTTTCCTCTCACTGATCTTGTTCCTCTTGCTTCAAGCAGAAGTTCAGGTCAGTCGATACGATTCAGGGATCAGGACTATATAATCAGCGAGCCCTCGCCTGAGGCGTTCAGAGATGTCGATATTGCATTGTTTTCAGCCGGCGCGACAGCAAGCCGTGAGTGGGCTCCCGTAGCCGCAGCAGCAGGGGCCGTGGTGATCGATAATTCGTCAGCATTCAGAATGGAGCCCGATGTGCCGCTGGTGGTGCCTGAAGTGAACCCTGAGGCTATTTTTTCACTTGACGGGAGACCTGAAAAGATCATTGCCAACCCGAACTGTTCCACCATCCAGATGGTCGTGGTGCTCAAACCGCTTCATGATCGCTACGGGTTGCGCAGGGTTGTTGTTTCGACCTATCAGTCGGTTACCGGTAAAGGCAAGGCCGGACGCGATGCGCTTGAAAGCGAACTTGCCGGGGAAGCCCAGGAGTCGTTTACCCATTTTCATCAGATAGCCTTTAATGCGGTGCCTCAGATTGATATGTTCACCGATAACGGCTATACCAAAGAGGAGATGAAAATGGTAAACGAAACCAGAAAAATTATGGCTGACGACTCCCTTTCCGTCTCCCCGACGACAGTCAGAATTCCTGTATATGGCGGACATGGCGAATCGCTGAATATCGAACTTGAACGCGAATTCAGGATAGACGAAGTTCGCGCACTGCTTGAATGTGCACCAGGTATTGTTATGCAGGATAATCCTGCCGAAAGCATCTATCCGATGCCGCTGACCTCTTATGAGCGGGATGAGGTGTTTGTGGGACGCCTGCGCCGTGATTACTGGCACCCTCAGACCCTGAACATGTGGATTGTTGCTGATAATCTCAGAAAAGGCGCGGCGACCAATGCCGTGCAGATCGCAGAGGTTATCATGGCGAAACGCAAGTAG
- a CDS encoding Lcl C-terminal domain-containing protein, with protein sequence MSITTASDIKRTNRWLFFVFLIILAFSVPASASTISIGSDYGGGKIAYIFQPGDPDYIAGQQRGIIVANKEISGTYNWASAVSACETLNQNGFDDWRLPSKSELEKIYANRNALGDFSVEEYWSSTENYEGNAWGLYFGDGYHYFSSKANTGRALPVRLFSIPSGNSSPKQASGSHK encoded by the coding sequence ATGAGCATCACAACAGCATCTGATATCAAAAGAACAAACAGATGGTTGTTCTTTGTTTTTCTTATTATTCTTGCTTTTTCAGTGCCTGCATCTGCATCAACGATATCCATCGGAAGTGACTATGGCGGAGGCAAAATCGCCTATATCTTTCAACCCGGCGATCCCGATTACATCGCAGGGCAACAGCGGGGTATCATTGTTGCCAATAAAGAGATTTCAGGAACCTACAACTGGGCTTCGGCAGTTTCAGCCTGTGAGACCCTCAACCAAAACGGATTCGACGACTGGCGCCTGCCAAGCAAGAGCGAGCTTGAAAAAATTTATGCCAACAGAAATGCTCTTGGCGATTTTTCAGTAGAAGAGTACTGGAGTTCGACGGAAAACTACGAGGGAAATGCCTGGGGCCTCTATTTCGGTGATGGCTATCATTACTTCAGCAGCAAGGCAAACACCGGTCGGGCTCTTCCTGTTCGTCTTTTTTCCATACCATCCGGAAATTCCAGTCCAAAACAAGCGAGCGGTTCTCACAAATAA
- a CDS encoding DUF1566 domain-containing protein, whose product MKNAKEGASKIWIAVLVIGLIIAAVSALSFMATKVEKGDRYGGGIVFYILQPGDAGYEAWKQHGLISALNDQSSGTEWSNIKDVPVFRTQTAIGTGRQNTEFITAQAGHISSAAKICADYVHEGHSDWYLPSRDELNILCKSNVLDCGNYEDAHWSSSEATPNDAWAQLEGSAPHYQMKQIGIKVRAIRSF is encoded by the coding sequence ATGAAAAACGCGAAAGAAGGCGCATCGAAAATCTGGATCGCGGTACTGGTAATCGGCCTCATTATTGCCGCTGTTTCAGCACTATCCTTTATGGCAACAAAGGTCGAAAAGGGTGATCGATATGGTGGCGGCATCGTTTTCTATATTTTGCAACCGGGAGATGCCGGCTATGAAGCATGGAAACAGCATGGACTTATCAGCGCTCTGAACGATCAATCCAGCGGAACTGAATGGAGCAATATTAAAGATGTTCCCGTTTTCAGAACGCAAACAGCGATAGGGACGGGACGTCAGAACACGGAATTTATCACGGCTCAAGCCGGACATATTTCGAGCGCAGCGAAAATCTGTGCCGATTACGTTCATGAAGGCCATAGCGACTGGTATCTGCCAAGCAGGGACGAACTGAACATACTATGCAAAAGTAATGTTCTCGATTGCGGTAATTATGAAGACGCACACTGGAGTTCATCAGAGGCGACGCCAAACGACGCATGGGCTCAGCTTGAAGGAAGCGCGCCCCATTACCAGATGAAACAAATCGGGATAAAAGTCAGAGCAATACGTTCGTTTTAA